Proteins encoded within one genomic window of Corynebacterium aurimucosum:
- a CDS encoding ATP-dependent DNA helicase UvrD2 translates to MRPDLSLLDEDQRAAATAPRGPVCILAGAGTGKTRTITYRIAHMVDQGFVNPQRVLAVTFTSRAASEMRERLNQMGVGGVQAQTFHAAARRQLKYFWPQVAGDLPWQLIDNKFSLVGRAVRSLGLDNNKDTIRDFLGEIEWAKSSLISPEGYPGVIESTDREAPGDPAKVAEVFRRYEDMKATPDLMYLDFDDLLMHIAGAIENVPAVAEVFREQYRTFVVDEYQDVTPLQQRVLEAWLGERDDLTVVGDANQTIYSFNGASPEYLLNFSRTYPQATVVKLQRDYRSTPQVTDLANEVISKATGRAAGTRLELQGMREPGPEPTFKAYESEEIEAKEVAGQVLTLLNQGVKASEIAILYRINAQSEQFEQALADAGVVYQVRGGEGFFRRPEILEAIRVLIAATRRDDLPNDPVAVARAAFVELGLSATEPQGAQARERWQSLTALVDLIAQIVEDHEGIDLPGVLGELHRRSENKHNPTMEGVTLATIHAAKGLEWDAVFLVGLTEKLLPINHAIKAGDEHVEEERRLFYVGITRAREHLALSWALAKTTGSRASRERTRFLDGVVPGIEESQSSNRRYRPRRCRVCSGQLSSPAEKVLGRHEWCEYEGDEDVFNALRAWRASVAKDSQVPAYVVFSDATLQAISEALPANEAELLDISGVGPSKLERYGAEVLQIIASSRG, encoded by the coding sequence ATGAGACCGGATCTGTCCCTGCTCGATGAAGACCAGCGAGCCGCAGCCACGGCGCCGCGCGGCCCAGTCTGCATCCTGGCGGGTGCCGGAACGGGTAAGACCCGCACGATTACTTATCGCATCGCTCACATGGTGGACCAGGGTTTCGTCAACCCGCAGCGCGTTCTGGCCGTCACCTTCACCTCTCGCGCCGCGAGTGAAATGCGCGAGCGGCTCAACCAGATGGGCGTTGGGGGAGTACAAGCCCAAACCTTTCACGCCGCAGCGCGCCGCCAGTTGAAGTACTTTTGGCCGCAGGTTGCTGGGGATCTGCCCTGGCAGCTCATAGACAACAAGTTCAGCCTGGTCGGCCGCGCGGTCCGCTCGCTTGGCCTGGACAACAACAAGGACACGATTCGTGATTTCCTGGGGGAAATCGAATGGGCAAAGTCTTCACTGATTAGCCCCGAGGGCTATCCCGGTGTCATCGAATCCACGGACCGCGAGGCGCCGGGGGATCCGGCCAAGGTGGCGGAGGTCTTCCGCCGCTATGAGGACATGAAGGCCACCCCGGATCTCATGTACCTCGATTTTGATGACTTGCTCATGCACATCGCCGGCGCCATCGAGAACGTGCCTGCGGTGGCGGAGGTCTTCCGTGAGCAGTACCGAACCTTTGTGGTGGACGAGTATCAAGACGTCACCCCCTTGCAGCAGCGAGTACTGGAGGCCTGGTTGGGGGAGCGCGATGACCTGACGGTCGTGGGCGATGCCAACCAGACCATCTATTCCTTCAACGGTGCTTCCCCGGAGTATCTGCTGAATTTTTCCCGCACCTACCCGCAGGCCACCGTGGTCAAGCTGCAGCGAGACTACCGCTCCACCCCGCAAGTGACGGACCTGGCTAACGAGGTCATCTCGAAGGCCACGGGCCGCGCGGCGGGGACCCGCCTGGAGTTGCAGGGCATGCGCGAGCCTGGACCCGAGCCCACGTTTAAGGCCTATGAGTCTGAGGAGATTGAGGCCAAGGAGGTCGCGGGCCAGGTTCTGACCCTGCTGAACCAGGGAGTGAAGGCTTCCGAAATCGCAATTCTTTACCGCATCAACGCGCAATCAGAGCAGTTTGAGCAGGCGCTTGCTGACGCTGGAGTGGTTTACCAAGTCCGCGGTGGCGAAGGCTTCTTCCGCCGCCCAGAGATTTTAGAGGCCATCCGCGTGCTCATCGCTGCCACGCGCCGCGATGATTTGCCGAATGATCCGGTGGCTGTGGCACGTGCGGCCTTCGTGGAGCTGGGGCTGTCCGCCACGGAACCGCAGGGTGCGCAGGCCCGCGAGCGCTGGCAGTCGCTCACGGCCTTGGTGGACCTCATCGCGCAGATCGTGGAGGACCACGAGGGGATAGACCTGCCTGGTGTATTGGGTGAGCTGCACCGCCGCTCCGAAAACAAGCACAACCCCACGATGGAGGGCGTGACCCTCGCTACCATTCACGCTGCCAAGGGCCTGGAGTGGGATGCGGTGTTCCTTGTGGGGCTCACCGAAAAACTCCTGCCCATTAACCACGCCATCAAGGCCGGCGATGAACACGTGGAAGAGGAGCGCCGGCTGTTTTATGTCGGCATTACCCGTGCCCGCGAGCACCTAGCCTTGTCGTGGGCGCTGGCTAAGACCACTGGGTCGCGGGCCTCACGTGAGCGAACCCGCTTCCTGGACGGCGTGGTCCCGGGAATCGAGGAAAGCCAGTCCTCGAACCGTCGCTATCGCCCGCGCCGTTGCCGAGTGTGCTCGGGGCAGCTCAGCAGCCCGGCAGAGAAGGTCCTCGGCCGCCATGAGTGGTGCGAGTATGAGGGTGATGAGGATGTCTTCAACGCGCTGCGCGCGTGGCGGGCGTCTGTGGCGAAGGACTCTCAGGTTCCTGCCTACGTCGTCTTTTCTGATGCCACCCTGCAAGCGATTTCGGAGGCTCTTCCAGCCAACGAGGCGGAGCTGCTGGATATCTCCGGGGTGGGCCCCTCCAAGCTGGAGCGCTATGGCGCGGAGGTTCTGCAGATCATTGCTTCTTCCCGCGGCTAA
- a CDS encoding M48 metallopeptidase family protein — protein MSSNPEVRVIRSARRRRTVQARVVDGVVEVRIPAWMSAAEEREAVDGIVAKVRKKHTSSQLSDDSLADRARTLNARFLEGRATVGSIRWVSNQKSRWGSCTTSTGDIRISDRLQDVPDYVLDAVIIHELTHTFIPGHGPDFWEWADRAPKAERAKGYLEAYQRFR, from the coding sequence ATGTCGAGCAATCCCGAGGTACGTGTCATCCGTTCGGCACGGCGCCGTCGCACCGTCCAAGCCCGCGTGGTCGACGGCGTTGTGGAGGTGCGCATCCCCGCGTGGATGTCAGCGGCGGAAGAGCGCGAAGCGGTGGATGGCATCGTGGCGAAGGTGCGCAAAAAGCACACCTCTTCGCAGCTTTCCGACGATTCCCTGGCCGACCGCGCCCGCACACTGAATGCCCGCTTTTTGGAGGGCCGCGCCACGGTGGGTTCCATCCGGTGGGTGAGTAACCAAAAATCCCGCTGGGGTAGCTGCACTACCTCAACGGGCGATATTCGGATTTCTGACCGGCTGCAGGACGTCCCCGACTATGTGCTCGATGCGGTCATCATCCACGAGTTAACGCACACCTTCATCCCGGGTCATGGTCCGGACTTCTGGGAGTGGGCTGACCGCGCGCCCAAAGCCGAGCGCGCGAAAGGATACCTCGAGGCTTACCAGCGTTTCCGCTAG
- a CDS encoding UPF0182 family protein, with protein sequence MKRPPKFLSWVVAIIAVLLFIGPMLVGFYTDWKWFGAIEYRGVFTKTLVTRIVLFILFGLVAAAVTYVAGLIVWRGRGDSMDMADFNSPVYQYRKSIESTMSVFLKVIPVLVGVVSGLLGQANWRTVMLFLNSHDFGVADPQFNHDLGFYAFRLPVWSMLVSAASMLVAVCFLIALVGHYILGGIRLGNRAAGVRGSLSKAARTQLAVTGGIWMLLQVAGYWLGRYELLYNQHSLFTGGSYTDINAYLPAKIILMIIGVFVAVAIFSAVVIKDLRIPGLAVVLMVLSSLVIGQGWPLIMERFSVNPNRQAKEAESISRNIESTRFAYGLTDDKVTYEENWGAEDVADDKVASDDSTISNLRLLDPDILAPTFTQMQQLKNFYGFPETLAMDRYEIDGELRDFVVAARELDPNELQENQQNWINRHTVYTHGNGFIAAQANTVDEVARDAGSARGGFPIFTVADLQTQAGKDAEGEGETQNAEESLGIKVDQPRTYFGPVIASAQDGMDYAIVGKTGDESVEYDTDTSTYTYDGKGGVDIGNIVDRTAFALKYQELNFLLSDRVGPESKLLYDRDPRERVEKVAPWLTTDSSTYPAVIDGRIKWIVDGYTTLDSLPYSQRTSLTETTQDAQNPTGTTQRLVNDQVGYIRNSVKATVDAYDGTVDLYEFDTEDPVLKAWEGVFPGVVKPESEISDELRQHMRYPEDMFKVQRNLLAKYHVDDPGVFFNNDAFWSVPEDPTAGESQGLNQPPYYVLASDPETNKPSFQLITSYRGLNRQFLSAHMAVSSDPETYGDITVRVLPTNTQTQGPKQAQDAMMSSDQVARDRTLWQGSNDLKNGNLLALPVGGGEILYLEPIYSQRKGQESAFPKLLRVLVSYKGRVGYAPTIGEALEQVGIDPKAAQDITEIEGDSGKQTEKDDEEANAADKKDEEKDSESSAPASAPKASDEGEAIDAINKALDGVDKAKNGSFEEYGKALDELDKAVEDYRSLQSQ encoded by the coding sequence ATGAAACGTCCGCCCAAATTTCTCTCGTGGGTTGTCGCCATCATCGCGGTCCTCTTGTTCATTGGCCCCATGTTGGTGGGCTTCTACACGGATTGGAAGTGGTTCGGCGCGATTGAGTACCGTGGGGTCTTCACCAAGACCCTGGTGACGCGCATCGTCCTCTTCATCCTCTTCGGCCTCGTAGCAGCGGCTGTTACGTACGTTGCGGGCCTGATTGTGTGGCGGGGGCGCGGTGACTCGATGGACATGGCGGACTTCAATTCCCCCGTTTATCAGTACCGCAAGTCCATTGAGAGCACGATGAGTGTCTTCCTCAAGGTCATCCCGGTGCTCGTCGGCGTCGTTTCCGGCCTGTTGGGGCAAGCCAACTGGCGGACCGTCATGCTCTTCCTCAATTCTCATGACTTTGGGGTGGCCGACCCGCAGTTCAACCACGACCTTGGCTTCTACGCCTTCCGTTTGCCGGTGTGGTCAATGCTGGTCAGCGCTGCTTCCATGCTGGTCGCAGTGTGCTTCCTCATCGCACTTGTGGGGCACTACATTCTTGGCGGCATTCGCTTGGGCAATCGCGCCGCAGGCGTGCGTGGTTCGCTGTCGAAAGCAGCGCGCACGCAGCTCGCCGTCACCGGTGGCATTTGGATGCTGCTCCAGGTGGCTGGCTACTGGCTGGGGCGCTACGAGTTGCTGTACAACCAGCACTCGCTGTTTACGGGTGGTTCCTACACGGACATCAATGCCTACCTGCCGGCAAAGATCATCCTCATGATCATCGGCGTGTTCGTGGCCGTGGCGATCTTTTCTGCAGTGGTCATTAAGGACCTGCGCATCCCCGGCCTTGCTGTGGTGCTCATGGTGCTGTCCTCCTTGGTCATTGGCCAAGGCTGGCCGCTCATCATGGAACGCTTCTCCGTGAACCCGAACCGCCAGGCTAAAGAGGCGGAGTCCATCTCCCGCAACATCGAGTCCACTCGCTTTGCCTATGGCCTCACAGACGACAAGGTGACCTACGAGGAGAACTGGGGCGCGGAGGACGTCGCCGATGACAAGGTTGCCTCGGATGACTCCACCATCTCCAACCTGCGCCTGCTGGACCCGGACATTCTGGCGCCGACGTTTACTCAGATGCAGCAGCTGAAGAACTTCTACGGCTTCCCAGAGACGCTGGCGATGGATCGCTATGAAATCGATGGCGAACTCCGTGACTTCGTGGTCGCAGCCCGCGAGCTGGACCCGAACGAGCTGCAGGAGAACCAGCAGAACTGGATTAACCGTCACACCGTGTATACCCACGGCAATGGTTTCATTGCGGCGCAGGCCAACACAGTCGATGAGGTAGCTCGTGATGCCGGTTCGGCCCGTGGTGGTTTCCCCATCTTCACGGTGGCGGACCTGCAGACCCAGGCGGGCAAGGACGCCGAGGGTGAGGGCGAAACCCAGAATGCTGAAGAATCCCTCGGTATCAAGGTGGACCAGCCGCGAACCTACTTCGGCCCGGTGATCGCTAGCGCCCAGGATGGGATGGACTACGCCATCGTGGGCAAGACGGGTGATGAGTCCGTCGAATACGACACCGATACCTCCACCTACACCTATGACGGCAAGGGTGGCGTCGACATCGGCAACATTGTTGACCGCACTGCCTTTGCGCTGAAGTACCAGGAACTCAACTTCCTGCTCTCGGACCGCGTGGGGCCGGAGTCCAAGCTGCTCTATGACCGCGACCCGCGCGAGCGCGTGGAGAAGGTTGCTCCCTGGCTGACGACGGATTCCTCCACCTACCCGGCGGTCATCGATGGCCGCATCAAGTGGATTGTCGATGGCTACACCACCTTGGATTCCCTGCCGTATTCGCAGCGCACCTCCCTGACGGAGACCACCCAGGACGCACAGAACCCGACGGGCACGACGCAGCGCTTGGTTAACGACCAGGTGGGCTATATCCGTAACTCGGTGAAGGCGACTGTCGACGCTTACGATGGCACCGTCGACCTCTATGAGTTCGACACCGAAGACCCCGTGCTTAAGGCCTGGGAGGGTGTCTTCCCGGGCGTCGTCAAGCCCGAGTCGGAGATCTCCGACGAGCTTCGTCAGCACATGCGTTACCCGGAGGACATGTTCAAGGTGCAGCGCAACCTGCTGGCCAAGTACCACGTAGATGACCCGGGCGTCTTCTTCAACAACGACGCGTTCTGGTCCGTGCCGGAGGATCCGACCGCTGGTGAATCCCAGGGGCTGAACCAGCCGCCGTACTACGTGCTGGCTTCCGACCCGGAGACCAACAAGCCGAGCTTCCAACTCATCACCTCCTACCGCGGTCTGAACCGTCAGTTCCTCTCTGCACACATGGCGGTGTCTTCTGATCCGGAGACCTACGGTGATATCACCGTGCGCGTGCTGCCGACGAATACCCAGACCCAAGGCCCCAAGCAGGCGCAGGACGCCATGATGTCTTCTGATCAGGTGGCTCGTGACCGCACACTGTGGCAGGGCTCGAATGACCTGAAGAACGGTAACCTGCTGGCCCTGCCGGTGGGTGGGGGAGAGATCCTCTACTTGGAGCCGATCTACTCGCAGCGCAAGGGCCAGGAGTCTGCGTTCCCGAAGCTGTTGCGCGTGCTGGTGTCCTACAAGGGGCGCGTGGGCTATGCGCCGACGATTGGTGAGGCCCTAGAGCAGGTCGGCATCGACCCGAAGGCCGCCCAGGACATCACCGAAATTGAGGGTGACTCCGGTAAGCAGACGGAGAAGGATGACGAGGAGGCCAATGCCGCCGATAAGAAGGACGAAGAGAAGGACTCTGAGTCTTCCGCACCGGCATCCGCTCCGAAGGCATCTGACGAGGGTGAGGCTATCGACGCCATCAACAAGGCTCTCGATGGTGTAGACAAGGCCAAGAACGGCTCCTTTGAGGAGTATGGCAAGGCCCTGGACGAGCTCGATAAGGCAGTGGAGGACTACCGCTCCCTGCAGTCTCAGTAA
- a CDS encoding MerR family transcriptional regulator: MQNSNFKIGEVVDQTGLSIPTLRYYDNVGLITPSGRSPGGFRLYSEADVRRVLLVRRMKPLGFTLDQMREFLEAAEILHSSDGGQESDTAQQARSNAKATLADIREETRTRYEKLRKQIAYAEEFLDLVNTLAP, from the coding sequence ATGCAAAACAGTAATTTCAAGATCGGCGAGGTCGTTGACCAGACGGGGTTGTCGATTCCCACCTTGCGTTATTATGACAACGTCGGCCTGATTACCCCATCGGGGCGTAGCCCTGGTGGGTTCAGGCTTTATAGTGAGGCTGATGTACGTCGTGTTTTGCTGGTGCGACGGATGAAACCGCTGGGGTTTACTCTGGATCAGATGCGGGAATTCCTGGAAGCTGCGGAGATTCTTCATAGTTCAGATGGCGGGCAGGAAAGTGATACCGCACAGCAGGCACGGAGTAATGCCAAGGCCACCCTTGCCGACATTCGTGAGGAGACGCGCACCCGCTACGAAAAGCTACGCAAGCAAATTGCCTACGCTGAGGAATTCCTCGATCTGGTCAACACCCTGGCACCCTAA
- a CDS encoding beta-N-acetylglucosaminidase, which produces MRLTSRFTAAASAVLATGCLLSACGKDDAPSPDPAPASETTTAAAEKTSAPAPATSAEESETTSPAASESEEASGASGATSRGSSEERMDKDKDASESAEPSGAFNASVEQAYEIFGGLVPEGIFAQFDRCDPNGVTDSFNCSGSEVGQFQFFKSKTKASQTTQVLTELRSSRVIEDSGNRVVGWSMLGNTAILTVVDNDEGLIMQQMISTDQDDPEERLKELGLV; this is translated from the coding sequence GTGCGCTTGACATCCCGCTTCACCGCCGCAGCTTCGGCCGTGCTTGCCACCGGCTGCCTGCTCTCCGCATGTGGGAAGGACGATGCCCCCTCCCCTGACCCAGCGCCTGCGAGCGAAACAACCACCGCCGCTGCGGAGAAGACCAGCGCGCCGGCCCCGGCGACGTCCGCCGAGGAATCCGAGACCACTTCTCCTGCCGCCTCCGAATCTGAAGAAGCCTCGGGCGCGTCAGGCGCAACCTCCCGCGGCAGCTCCGAGGAGCGAATGGACAAAGACAAGGACGCCAGCGAGTCCGCGGAGCCCAGCGGGGCGTTTAATGCTTCCGTGGAGCAAGCTTATGAGATCTTCGGCGGGCTCGTACCGGAGGGGATCTTCGCGCAATTCGACCGCTGCGATCCCAATGGCGTGACGGATTCTTTCAACTGCTCTGGCTCGGAGGTAGGCCAGTTCCAGTTCTTCAAGTCCAAGACCAAGGCTTCCCAAACCACCCAGGTGCTCACCGAGCTGCGCAGCTCCCGCGTCATCGAGGACAGCGGCAACCGCGTCGTGGGCTGGTCCATGCTGGGCAACACGGCCATCCTCACCGTCGTTGACAACGATGAGGGCCTTATCATGCAGCAGATGATCTCCACGGACCAGGACGATCCGGAAGAGCGCCTCAAGGAGCTAGGCCTGGTTTAG
- a CDS encoding YlbL family protein: protein MKTPQNPRTRRLSTLTWGAIPVVLTGALLSIDHIPGTDITLSVPYAAEGPGPTVDTLGEVDGEPVVNVEAPDTFQPEGQLNMTTVSVRTNMTLAQALGRWLFTDDTIVPIENVIPQGKTDKEVQEANQQAFTQSESAATVAAMDYLDKPVRIEVAQVLDDGPAAGALDDADIITTVNGDKVTEPGQVQEKIRALQPGDEVELGIVRKGKEKTVGVALGSHPEQEDVALLGILMTSVPTEDITVDYNLQDVGGPSAGMMFTLAVIDKLSSEDLTGGRFVAGTGTIGEDGEVGPIGGIVHKVHAAQEAGAELFLAPADNCAEAVSRDTGDMVVAKVHTLDDAIEAMQDFAEGRPVETCEG from the coding sequence GTGAAAACTCCGCAGAACCCCCGAACCCGCCGCTTGTCCACTTTGACGTGGGGAGCCATCCCGGTGGTGCTGACGGGAGCCCTGCTCAGCATCGACCACATTCCCGGCACCGATATCACCTTGTCGGTGCCTTATGCCGCCGAGGGGCCAGGTCCTACCGTGGATACCCTGGGCGAGGTGGATGGGGAACCCGTCGTCAACGTCGAAGCTCCGGACACGTTCCAGCCGGAGGGGCAGCTCAACATGACGACGGTCTCCGTGCGCACCAACATGACGCTGGCCCAGGCCCTGGGGCGGTGGTTGTTTACGGATGACACCATCGTCCCCATCGAAAATGTCATCCCGCAGGGCAAGACAGATAAGGAAGTCCAGGAGGCCAATCAGCAGGCCTTTACCCAGTCCGAGTCGGCGGCCACGGTCGCCGCCATGGACTATCTGGACAAACCGGTGAGAATCGAGGTGGCACAAGTACTCGATGACGGCCCCGCAGCAGGCGCGCTTGACGACGCCGACATTATCACCACCGTCAACGGTGACAAGGTCACGGAGCCTGGCCAAGTGCAAGAGAAGATTCGCGCTCTTCAGCCTGGCGATGAGGTGGAGCTAGGCATTGTTCGCAAGGGCAAGGAAAAGACTGTCGGGGTCGCCCTCGGCTCCCACCCCGAGCAGGAGGACGTGGCCCTGCTAGGCATCCTTATGACCTCGGTTCCCACCGAGGACATCACGGTGGATTACAACCTGCAGGACGTCGGCGGCCCCTCGGCCGGCATGATGTTTACCTTGGCGGTGATTGACAAGCTCTCTAGCGAAGATCTCACCGGCGGCCGGTTTGTCGCCGGCACCGGCACTATAGGTGAGGACGGCGAGGTCGGCCCCATCGGCGGTATCGTCCACAAGGTTCACGCGGCTCAGGAAGCGGGCGCTGAGCTTTTCCTCGCCCCAGCCGACAACTGCGCGGAGGCAGTCAGCCGCGATACCGGAGACATGGTGGTGGCTAAGGTCCACACGCTGGATGATGCCATCGAGGCCATGCAGGATTTTGCGGAGGGCAGGCCCGTCGAGACCTGTGAAGGCTAG
- a CDS encoding zinc-dependent metalloprotease, with protein sequence MSNGFGFSFPNNDDDDDNDRRDQNPFGAFGFSAGNGGLGDLLNQFGQMLSGMGSSMNSPEGSGPVNYDLAKRIAHQQISRDKEVSEQDRTAVQEAVRLAELWLDDATILPTASGTVTAWNSAQWLDETLPMWQRMVTPVAEHMNSAQLESLPEEAREMMGPMTSMMNSMSGMNFGMKLGHALGDLAAQALTGSDFGLPVSPAGTTALLPHNIQAIARDLNVPGQEVLVYIGAREAARQRLFKHVPWLVERLVSSVEEYAMGLVIDTSHIEEATRELNLESGDPEAIQDAMSKLQGMDLSPRITSRNAVAASRLETLLALVEGWVEHVVTEALGERIPSTKAMTEAWAHRRSTGGSAEKAFSQVVGIELNAPKVEAAAELWRRATVAVGADKRDSAWDHPDLLPTAEHLENPASFIDGLLDDTPDEGFEAEFSKLEEMLRQQDAGGDTSDNTGDSAGEDTDADGDDNKEDKPGEEN encoded by the coding sequence ATGAGCAACGGATTCGGTTTTTCCTTCCCCAATAACGACGATGACGATGACAACGATCGTCGCGACCAGAACCCGTTCGGCGCCTTCGGCTTCAGCGCAGGCAACGGTGGCCTAGGAGACCTGTTGAATCAGTTCGGCCAGATGCTCTCCGGCATGGGTTCCTCCATGAACTCCCCGGAGGGTTCCGGCCCGGTCAACTATGACTTGGCCAAGCGCATCGCGCACCAGCAAATCTCCCGCGACAAAGAGGTCAGCGAGCAAGACCGCACCGCCGTGCAGGAAGCCGTGAGGCTAGCGGAACTGTGGCTAGATGATGCCACGATCCTGCCCACCGCATCCGGCACCGTCACCGCGTGGAATTCCGCGCAGTGGCTGGATGAGACGCTGCCGATGTGGCAGCGCATGGTCACCCCGGTTGCGGAGCACATGAACTCCGCGCAGCTGGAATCCCTGCCGGAGGAAGCCCGCGAGATGATGGGCCCGATGACCTCGATGATGAACTCGATGTCCGGCATGAACTTCGGCATGAAGCTGGGCCACGCGCTGGGTGATCTGGCTGCGCAGGCATTGACCGGTTCTGACTTCGGCTTGCCTGTCTCCCCCGCAGGCACCACTGCACTCCTGCCGCACAATATCCAGGCCATTGCGCGCGATCTCAACGTTCCGGGCCAGGAAGTGCTCGTCTACATCGGCGCCCGTGAAGCCGCCCGCCAGCGCCTGTTCAAGCATGTGCCGTGGTTGGTCGAGCGCCTCGTCTCCTCCGTTGAGGAATACGCCATGGGCTTGGTTATCGATACCTCCCATATCGAGGAGGCTACCCGCGAGCTCAACCTGGAATCCGGTGACCCTGAGGCCATCCAGGACGCGATGAGCAAGCTACAGGGCATGGACTTATCCCCGCGGATCACCTCCCGCAACGCAGTCGCGGCTTCTCGTCTGGAAACCCTCTTAGCACTCGTTGAGGGCTGGGTTGAACACGTGGTGACCGAGGCCCTGGGAGAGCGCATCCCGTCTACGAAGGCAATGACCGAGGCGTGGGCGCACCGCCGCTCCACTGGCGGCTCCGCAGAGAAGGCCTTCTCCCAGGTCGTCGGCATCGAGCTCAATGCCCCGAAGGTGGAGGCCGCCGCTGAACTCTGGCGCCGCGCCACCGTCGCGGTGGGCGCCGACAAACGTGACTCCGCCTGGGACCACCCGGATCTTCTGCCCACGGCCGAGCACCTGGAGAACCCTGCGTCCTTCATCGACGGTTTGCTCGATGACACCCCTGATGAGGGCTTTGAAGCGGAGTTCTCCAAGCTGGAGGAGATGCTCCGCCAGCAGGATGCCGGGGGCGATACCAGCGATAACACCGGCGACAGCGCTGGCGAGGACACAGACGCCGACGGCGACGACAATAAAGAGGACAAGCCAGGCGAAGAGAACTAG
- a CDS encoding PPA1309 family protein has product MSSQPSSQPAVHRALNKAMREAVDFIHAEGWDAPPTLFALVPTELVAAQLGDVDDSSPLTLVVQELPEGIEPGSEHLADYVSRLAWPREIAGVILAQEIMFKDTSDAALGDARPARLFSGVLRATALDGSSTADAESVDNDGAELTLLQLRPTEEELAEAGPFAEDDIQLRGGPNVAPGVIAALRYGLEQDPEEML; this is encoded by the coding sequence ATGAGTTCCCAACCTTCCTCCCAGCCCGCTGTACACCGCGCGCTCAACAAGGCGATGCGCGAGGCCGTGGATTTCATCCACGCCGAAGGCTGGGATGCGCCTCCTACCCTTTTTGCTCTCGTCCCTACTGAGCTGGTGGCCGCCCAGCTTGGGGACGTCGATGACTCCTCTCCCCTCACCCTCGTGGTGCAAGAGTTGCCGGAAGGCATCGAACCGGGATCGGAGCACCTCGCGGACTACGTCTCGCGGCTAGCATGGCCGCGGGAGATCGCCGGCGTCATCCTAGCCCAGGAGATCATGTTTAAGGACACCTCAGACGCCGCGCTTGGCGACGCCCGCCCCGCCCGCCTCTTCTCCGGAGTCCTGCGGGCTACCGCCCTGGACGGAAGCTCCACAGCCGATGCAGAGAGTGTCGACAACGATGGCGCGGAGCTCACCCTGCTGCAATTGCGTCCGACCGAGGAGGAACTAGCGGAGGCCGGCCCCTTCGCAGAAGACGATATCCAATTGCGTGGCGGACCGAATGTGGCACCGGGGGTCATCGCTGCGCTGCGCTACGGGTTGGAGCAAGATCCGGAGGAAATGCTCTAA